The Penaeus chinensis breed Huanghai No. 1 chromosome 16, ASM1920278v2, whole genome shotgun sequence sequence TTCATGAACTTCGTAATTTGATCAAAAGGAAAATCTctcaaagcaagaaagaaaaaaaaaaaaaaaagaaaaaaaaaaataggtcagGAGTCTTAAACTGTTTTTCAAGTTGGAAGACTAGAGAAGTTTTATTCGTTTGTGGTGCTCTTGCTTGAAAAAAAATCAGGATTTATTTACAGAAAGTGTCATTAGTTGGTATGATATAATGTTATCATTCTCAAGATGGCCATAAATTTCTTATACTGATGAAAGTATGTTTTCTCTTTAGGTAacaaagatatgaatataagagagaatttgtatgtatgtgatgaaattgatataagtatatatggagaATTCCCCATTTTCCAAGGGGATACAAACGTGCCAACTGCATTGACACTTCTGCATACTAGACAGAAAAAGACATTTGTCCTTGTCTTAATTTTTGAAAATTCTCTGCCAGATTACGCTGTCAAGGAATTTAATTTTAGGGAACAGTTGTTGTGAGGGAGGTTGATAGATACGTAAAAGGCAGAACAGAACTTTGCGTTTACAATATAGAAAATTCCAGTATTTACCCCTATGATTTCATTGCATGTTGATGTGCTGCTTTTCTTTATAAGATGAAATTTAGAAATATAGTACAGGATAATtgatatataagatttataatgCAAAATGGCGCAAATTTATGCAGCAAtttcaagaaagaaggaaatagaaatcAAGGCAGGAGTAAAGTGTTTTGCATTAGTTACATGAGTCATTGTTTGTGCATCTATCTTTTTGAGAATGGAACTTTCTGTGGCACTGGCACCGTCTCATGAATAGGGAGTTGGCAGTCTCTAAGGgagggttattttttttctttgcacattttgtctttttcttttcttttcttttatatatgtttttattttcttgtatttatataaTCTACGTGTTTTAGGCTCTTATGGCGATAGAAGAGGAGGATGTTTTAAATATGTTTATTGCTAAAGATGTAGATTATAATTTGAtgtaacatttttattttgaaatgttCCAATTAAATTACGTTACCTCTTTTTTAAACTCAAGTTTGATTTCAGAGTCATGTTTCATGATAGATGATACATGACAttggaatagatatagataaacgtaaatagataatgataatggataaataGACCAAAATTCAAACTGAAACCTTGCATCCTTTTCCAGGAACAGTCACCAGCTTGGCCTTCCACAAGACTAACTATCTTTTCTCAGGAAGTGAAGATGGGAAAATCTGCATATATAAGACCGCTGGTTTCAAGGTGAGTTGTTTTGGTAAACATTTCAACATTCcttttgccattgttgttgttgctttttcttttcttttcttataaaaaGAGGACTAATGTTTACATATTGACTgtaattaaattaaatatttacATCTAGTTTATGTATTTGGTGGATTTTCTTTCGTCCATTTTATGCAGTTGTAGGCTGTTAAGCCTACAGTATTTTGTTGTAAAATGTTGTATGAATACAGTATAGTTTTAGTAACAGTATATAAAACTtaaaacattgtatcatatcatGTGATAACAAAAGTTCTTTTACTTTGAATACATTATTGGTTATAATGTCAATATCATTAGAATCAGAGTATGTGATATTACACTGCTTCTATAGGCACGAAACTCCCATTTTGTGAAAGCGGTTGATTGGATTGTTTCACATGCTTCTGAAACTTCCATCTTTCTACATCTTTTGTATTGGAAATATGTAATTTTTGATGGTTTAACCTAACAGGTTTttgtaaatggaaaaaaatggataCTGTTCCAGGTATATTCTTGTCATTAAGTTAAATTGTTTAaaaaattaatttatctattgcaGTGTGAAAAAACATTGTTTGCACACCCTGGCGGTGTAACATGCATCTCTGTCCATCCCACTGGCAAACTAGCACTTTCTGTTGGTAATGACAAGAAACTGTGCACATGGAACCTGATTAAAGGAAGAAGAGCATATGTAACTCATGTTGGAGTAGGTATGTATTTACAAGTTTTATCTTGTAGCTATATGTTTCCCTTGTTACTCTTCTATTTccttgaaaatatatttattgttattggcatatTTTAGGATTTAGTAAAATTCAGAAGTTATCTCATAAGTATACATAATTATAGAAGTGAGTgacatgtttattttattattaacagcCATAATTTGTACTCAAATTACTGAATGCCATAAAGAATCCAGATTAACATTGtgaattttcatatatttttgataattagAATGTATATCTCATGCACATTTTCTGGTCCCATAGTTGCAGAGATTGTACTCTGGAATCCAACTGGGGTGAACTTCCTTGTGGTGAAGGGCAGTGCTATTGATATTTATGAAGTTTCAAATGGCAAAGTTAAGCAGTCTGTGGACTTCAAGGAAAGAATTCAAGCACTAGTCTTTATCACAGTGAGTATATtggcaaaaaaatattaattattcatGTACTGTAACTGTTTCCTTGAACAGTTAGAGAGAATTGAAGAAAAATATACCTGTTATCCTACAAAGTTACTCAGCACTTGTTTTAAACCTGTTTTAATAACTCTCTCTCAATTGCAGGAGGACATTGTTGCAGTTGGTGGTGAAGGAAagaatatttgtttgtatgataTTACAAACCAAATAGAAATTGTTCAATGGCCGGCCCACAGTTTGAGAATCAAAAGTCTTAAAAAGATTGCCAGAACTGCAGTAGAAGAAGTGTGGCTTGTCTCAGCATCCACAGATGGATTCATAAAAGTGTGGAAACTTGAGGTAACATTACTGTGTATGGTgacaacaattattatgattatgacagtAGTGGTaatgctattactgctattattattattgttgttggtttgctgttattattattagttatagtaatgaaattattattatcattaccatgcttattgatatcattattaccaaaattaCCATTTTATCACTACTATGTTAATGGTGCTGTTGTTACAAttgtcatttatatgcatatttctttctttcattccttactAATTGATGTGATTTCTACAGCTGTTGTCACTTCAGAAAAAACCCAAACTTATAGGAAAAGTAGATATCTCATGTCGTATTACCTGCATGGATATTCGCATAAGCCGTCAGAAGGTAACTatcaaaaaggaagaggaaggggaagagga is a genomic window containing:
- the LOC125033185 gene encoding p21-activated protein kinase-interacting protein 1-like, which gives rise to MANKKIEIIVGTSENYLVGYKVDVQKNGELSFNIIFAERAHSACIRQLCVSGKYLASGGADEMIKLYDLYKSRDLGWLEKHEGTVTSLAFHKTNYLFSGSEDGKICIYKTAGFKCEKTLFAHPGGVTCISVHPTGKLALSVGNDKKLCTWNLIKGRRAYVTHVGVVAEIVLWNPTGVNFLVVKGSAIDIYEVSNGKVKQSVDFKERIQALVFITEDIVAVGGEGKNICLYDITNQIEIVQWPAHSLRIKSLKKIARTAVEEVWLVSASTDGFIKVWKLELLSLQKKPKLIGKVDISCRITCMDIRISRQKVTIKKEEEGEEEAKDANIEKSGDEEEEDDLDDEDDIEDEEDKEELEGEVEGLEKLEDDSDSQESYLEEDDLEEEDFGDMEDIKKGEIDVNDLESSEEEAEDIVGKKKNDANGKEVKTTVKQKGKNGNVQGKKAQKRKKKGKGKPLSNKTSTSGQKAKKMKMK